A genomic region of Xiphophorus couchianus chromosome 18, X_couchianus-1.0, whole genome shotgun sequence contains the following coding sequences:
- the LOC114133525 gene encoding uncharacterized protein LOC114133525 codes for MRGLGLHTAEGQHALVGSNTGAYPLLKTSTGGQKYVPFPLGDRDAIVDKLPSITAGGSLWLAELDLLTSGMTLALGDFRAIMSRAMSGMVMRDIEHAAGTQNVSNSTPAHQFITPLAREIKRQFPLATITPITRFEWDYSMDPKEYINKAAETWLGQTTINPKGPHSNLTEMFREAILKGVPEQVVQSMRNNPDLTRCEYVRWERHLLHHLLKAQDELKKKQSDTKDLEIQLLKLQLQEAKQKLNKKTDKKEHVMVNATSWQNTNQIGGGLVPLPVFSVSYPQNRYRAFPRGRGRRLAGHEGGAPWRGRGARIRGPQEEDICYRCGCVGH; via the exons ATGCGTGGCTTAGGCCTTCACACAGCAGAAGGACAGCACGCCCTGGTTGGGAGCAACACAGGGGCTTATCCTCTTTTGAAAACCAGTACTGGGGGTCAGAAATACGTTCCTTTTCCTCTAGGTGACAGAGATGCCATAGTAGATAAACTGCCCAGTATTACAGCTGGTGGGAGTCTTTGGTTGGCAGAGTTAGACCTGCTGACCTCTGGAATGACTCTAGCGCTGGGAGATTTCAGAGCAATAATGAGCAGAGCTATGTCTGGCATGGTTATGAGAGACATAGAACACGCAGCAGGGACCCAAAATGTAAGTAATTCTACTCCAGCACATCAATTCATCACACCTTTGGCGCGGGAAATAAAAAGGCAGTTTCCACTGGCCACAATCACTCCCATCACCAGGTTTGAATGGGATTACAGCATGGATCCTAAAGAATACATAAATAAAGCTGCAGAAACCTGGCTCGGACAAACTACAATTAATCCAAAAGGCCCACATTCAAACTTAACTGAAATGTTTAGAGAGGCAATCTTGAAAGGTGTTCCTGAACAGGTTGTACAATCTATGAGAAATAATCCAGATTTAACAAGGTGCGAGTACGTTAGATGGGAGAGGCATCTGCTTCATCACTTATTAAAGGCACAAGATGAGTTGAAGAAAAAGCAGTCTGACACAAAGGATTTAGAAATTCAGCTGTTGAAGCTCCAATTGcaggaagcaaaacaaaaattgaataagaagacagataaaaaagaacatgtgATGGTT AATGCAACTTCCTGGCAAAACACTAATCAGATTGGGGGAGGACtggttcctcttcctgttttttctgtttcatatcCTCAAAACAGGTACAGAGCGTTTCCTCGTGGGCGGGGAAGGCGTTTGGCCGGTCACGAGGGCGGTGCTCCGTGGAGGGGTCGTGGGGCGCGGATCAGGGGACCACAGGAGGAGGACATATGCTACCGATGTGGATGTGTTGGACACTAG